Proteins encoded in a region of the Brevundimonas vesicularis genome:
- the coaE gene encoding dephospho-CoA kinase (Dephospho-CoA kinase (CoaE) performs the final step in coenzyme A biosynthesis.), whose translation MILLGLTGSIGMGKSTTTAMFADLGAVVWNADDAVHRLYARGGEAVGPVGEAFPGVVVDGAVDRTRLAEALGKDDTAFHRLEAIVHPLVAQGRAADLEAACSVGSKLAVLDIPLLFETGGDRAVDAVVVVTADPAIQAERVLARPGMTRERFDVILARQMPDAEKRARADFIIDTGLGLEAARAEVEAIVAAVLDPSWISPRRGAGSLSR comes from the coding sequence ATGATCCTGCTCGGTCTCACCGGCTCCATCGGCATGGGCAAGTCGACGACGACGGCCATGTTCGCCGATTTGGGGGCCGTCGTCTGGAACGCCGACGACGCGGTCCACCGCCTCTACGCGCGCGGCGGTGAGGCGGTCGGTCCTGTGGGCGAAGCCTTTCCCGGCGTCGTCGTGGACGGCGCGGTCGATCGCACGCGTCTGGCTGAGGCGCTTGGGAAAGACGACACCGCGTTCCATCGTCTGGAAGCCATCGTCCACCCCCTGGTCGCCCAGGGGCGCGCGGCGGATCTGGAGGCAGCGTGCTCGGTGGGTAGTAAACTGGCGGTTCTGGACATCCCCCTGCTGTTCGAGACGGGTGGAGACAGGGCCGTCGACGCCGTGGTGGTGGTCACCGCCGATCCGGCGATCCAGGCGGAGCGCGTTTTGGCCCGTCCCGGCATGACCCGCGAACGGTTCGACGTCATCCTGGCGCGGCAGATGCCGGACGCCGAAAAGCGTGCGCGCGCGGATTTCATCATCGACACTGGCCTGGGTTTGGAGGCCGCGCGGGCCGAGGTCGAGGCGATCGTCGCCGCCGTTCTGGACCCGTCGTGGATATCTCCCCGGCGCGGCGCGGGGAGCCTTTCGCGCTGA
- the dnaQ gene encoding DNA polymerase III subunit epsilon — MAREIVLDTETTGFDPKTGDRLIEVGCIEIQDLLPTGRTFHRFVNPERLIPPDAIRVHGITDEKVKDAPKFAEIADELIEFIGDAQMIAHNAAFDRNFIDFEYARCGRPITGEARWIDTLKLAQTRFPGMPNSLDALCKRYKVSLVERTLHGALIDARLLAEVYLELRGGKERVLDLSSAPGGRGPGGVIETTAYGQRPRPLAPRSTPEEQAAHVAFLAKALKDRSLWEAYGLPAQEDAA; from the coding sequence ATGGCGCGCGAGATCGTTCTGGATACGGAAACCACCGGCTTCGACCCCAAGACGGGCGACCGGTTGATCGAGGTCGGCTGTATCGAGATCCAGGACCTGCTGCCGACGGGCCGCACCTTCCACCGGTTCGTCAATCCCGAGCGGCTGATCCCGCCCGACGCCATCCGGGTTCACGGCATCACCGACGAAAAGGTCAAGGATGCGCCCAAGTTCGCCGAGATCGCCGACGAGCTGATCGAATTCATCGGCGATGCGCAGATGATCGCCCATAACGCCGCCTTCGACCGCAACTTCATCGACTTCGAATATGCGCGGTGCGGCCGGCCGATTACCGGCGAGGCGCGCTGGATCGATACGCTGAAACTGGCTCAGACGCGGTTTCCTGGCATGCCCAACTCGCTGGACGCCCTTTGCAAACGCTACAAGGTGTCGCTGGTCGAGCGGACGCTGCACGGCGCCCTGATCGACGCCCGTCTGCTGGCCGAGGTCTATCTGGAGCTTCGCGGCGGCAAGGAACGGGTGCTGGACCTGTCGTCCGCGCCGGGTGGTCGTGGTCCCGGCGGCGTCATCGAAACCACCGCCTACGGCCAGCGCCCTCGCCCCCTGGCGCCGCGCTCCACGCCCGAGGAACAGGCCGCCCACGTCGCCTTCCTCGCCAAGGCGCTGAAGGATCGCTCGCTGTGGGAAGCCTACGGCCTGCCCGCGCAAGAAGACGCCGCGTAG